In one window of Streptomyces griseus subsp. griseus DNA:
- a CDS encoding IS5 family transposase (programmed frameshift), with protein MAKRNSRPWIVSDELWSLVEPLLPVPAPKLVAGRPRVPDRQALCGILFVLHTGIQWEYLPQELGFGSGMTCWRRLAAWNDAGVWDRLHVVLLKKLRSAKQLDWSRAVIDSSHVRAARRGPKGGPSPVDRARPGSKHHVLVDGQGIPLAVSLTGGNRNDVTQLMPLLAKVPSVAGLVGRPRRRPDMLLADRGYDHDKYRRLVWAQGIRPVIARRGVPHGSGLGVHRWVVERTIAWLHGFRRLRVRWERRDDIHEAFLGLATCLITHRHVQRLC; from the exons GTGGCGAAGAGGAACTCCCGGCCGTGGATCGTGTCGGACGAACTGTGGTCGCTGGTCGAGCCGTTGCTGCCGGTCCCGGCGCCGAAGCTGGTGGCGGGGCGGCCGCGGGTACCCGACCGGCAGGCTCTGTGCGGGATCCTGTTCGTGCTCCACACCGGGATCCAGTGGGAGTACCTGCCCCAGGAGCTCGGCTTCGGCTCGGGCATGACGTGCTGGCGACGGCTCGCCGCCTGGAACGATGCCGGCGTGTGGGACCGGCTGCACGTGGTCCTGCTCAAGAAGCTGCGCTCGGCGAAGCAGTTGGACTGGTCGCGGGCGGTGATCGACTCCAGCCATGTCCGGGCCGCCCGACGCGGCCCAAAAG GCGGACCGAGCCCGGTCGACCGCGCACGGCCGGGCAGCAAGCACCACGTTCTCGTCGATGGACAGGGCATCCCGCTCGCGGTGTCTTTGACCGGCGGAAACCGCAACGACGTCACTCAGCTGATGCCCCTGCTCGCCAAGGTCCCGTCCGTGGCCGGCCTGGTCGGCCGGCCACGGCGGCGACCGGACATGCTGCTGGCCGACCGGGGCTACGACCACGACAAATACCGCCGCCTCGTCTGGGCTCAGGGCATCAGACCGGTCATCGCCCGACGCGGTGTCCCGCACGGCTCCGGCCTCGGCGTCCACCGATGGGTCGTCGAGCGGACCATCGCCTGGCTGCACGGATTCCGGCGTCTCCGTGTCCGATGGGAACGACGCGACGACATCCACGAAGCCTTCCTCGGCCTCGCCACCTGCCTCATCACTCACCGACACGTCCAACGCCTTTGTTAG
- a CDS encoding peptidoglycan DD-metalloendopeptidase family protein — MSDLDIVGGAAVDVVPVIPQFHTKLKALVLPVADRVGEDAGRRLGEAMSRSLSQNLTINIPSAINHAGQAAQAASRRQGESNAGAFAGSMRRHLQVAFRSMPHLDVRITATGADAELARLRSKLEQLSNKRVGIDVSATAARAEIERIERELERLGASHPNVRVRADTAAARAALVALREEIDSVDRRRIDVPAKVDTSQATAALLNLGIQIAALTAIPLGPTLAAGLGAVVAMSAAAGAGVGAVALAAVPAVKGVMEAIQAKTAAEDEASNATDRSAQVTTRAAQRALQLAGAQASLASAHRSASRSIASAARGVENAEAAVADAVQRAADQRKTSADAIKRAQEGLADSHRRLRDAQQSLTDANRSAEDAQKSLTQARADAAQKLRDLNDELTNGALDQREATLRVQQAQEDLNRTKADAAVGKATQLDLEQAQLAYDWATERAKQQKKDYKALQKSAEEQRKAGVEGSKAVQDAADRLALAQRNVADRTEAIADAQKGVRAAAVAVADAQSKAARDQTDAAKAVAKAQRGVADAVQSAADAQVSAAESIANAERGLASARLSSSTSTATAKTKADEYREALARLTGPQRDLFTSIAGPSGLVEAFKAWSRALQPEVLPLFTRSVDSAKASLPGLTPLALGAADGIETLQNKASAELKTPFWKSFKDDLADNVEPAVVGFGVAFGNVIAGITGIIDAFLPHMDGIASNSDRITERFAKWGTNLKGSPDFDNFLKYVKDTAPGVAEFLGDVLKAALDVSKAVAPLSTTAIAAIGPVFVAVSWLAQNSPELIVGLWGIYAAQKAIAIGMTAFAAAMAAYNSVILLSTIATAGFGSVLAVTGIGPIIKAILIVVGLLVAGFTLAYKNSETFRNIVDGAWAGIKAAVDVAWNQGLKPAFNGIWIGLKAIGTAAMWLWENALSPFFAFIFKWGKILFTALVVVFLAPALIAAKALGAIGIWLWEKALGPSFKQIGSDATWLWQKVLRPVFGWIGDKAVWLYEKAIKPAFKWIWDRFKLAGDGAQWLWEKAIRPIFGWIGDRAEWLYGKGIKPHFDNIKSAMRLVADSFGKARDDIRTAWNAISGIAKKPVKFIIDKVYNEGIVPLWERVASITGADPLKPFKGFHTGGIMDGYSPGRDDRVIAVGGGKAIMRPEWTRAVGADTINSWNAAARSGGVGGVQRAISNGMPAFKDGGIVGWFKDKAGDVGDFLSGAADFVNPSKLFEKAKGYLSSKMEPILENPWSRQVAKLPLKMLSGLKDTALGVFGFGGGGSGPWAKPVNAGYGTPFGKKGSMWSSGAHTGLDFPAAVGTAVKAVADGKVAMAKSGGPYGNHIMLNHGGGLTSLYAHLNSILTTVGDSVKRGQKIGTVGATGNVTGPHLHLEARVNGKAVDPMTYLSGGGGAGGKGVERWRPVVKAALAATGNPASYADLTLRRLRQESGGDPNAVNNWDINAKNGTPSVGLMQVIKPTFEAFAGMFRKQGPFKYGVSVDPMANIFSSMRYAKSTYGSLPSAYGRPGGYPRLGEMAWVGEQGPELLEFLTPTRVHSNADSVALARATQSIPGQGAAAPVINADVHVYVGDREITDIVRVEVDARQDAVSTALGTGRYL, encoded by the coding sequence GTGAGTGATCTCGACATCGTCGGCGGGGCAGCCGTCGACGTCGTCCCCGTCATCCCCCAGTTCCACACCAAGCTGAAGGCGCTCGTCCTCCCGGTCGCCGACCGGGTGGGCGAGGACGCCGGCCGGAGGCTCGGTGAGGCTATGAGCCGCTCCCTGTCTCAGAACCTCACGATCAACATCCCGTCGGCCATCAACCACGCCGGCCAGGCAGCTCAGGCAGCTTCACGACGTCAGGGCGAATCCAACGCGGGGGCCTTCGCCGGTTCCATGCGTCGCCACCTCCAGGTGGCGTTCCGCAGCATGCCCCACCTGGACGTCCGAATCACCGCCACGGGCGCAGACGCCGAACTAGCCCGTCTCCGGTCCAAGCTGGAGCAGCTCAGCAACAAGCGGGTCGGCATCGACGTGTCCGCCACGGCTGCCCGTGCGGAGATTGAGCGCATTGAACGGGAGCTGGAGCGGCTCGGAGCGTCCCACCCGAACGTCCGCGTGAGGGCCGACACCGCAGCAGCCCGAGCCGCCCTCGTCGCCCTTCGCGAGGAGATTGATTCGGTTGACCGTCGCCGAATCGACGTCCCTGCGAAGGTCGACACATCGCAGGCCACGGCTGCGCTGCTCAACCTCGGCATTCAGATAGCCGCACTCACCGCGATACCCCTCGGTCCGACTCTCGCGGCGGGGCTAGGGGCCGTCGTAGCGATGTCTGCGGCTGCGGGGGCGGGTGTCGGAGCTGTCGCCCTGGCGGCTGTCCCTGCCGTCAAGGGCGTGATGGAGGCTATCCAGGCCAAGACGGCTGCGGAGGACGAGGCGTCCAACGCGACCGACAGAAGCGCCCAGGTGACCACCCGGGCCGCACAGCGGGCTCTTCAACTCGCAGGCGCGCAAGCATCCCTTGCCTCCGCGCACCGCAGTGCATCGCGCTCCATCGCATCAGCAGCTCGCGGGGTGGAGAACGCAGAAGCGGCCGTCGCCGACGCAGTGCAGCGAGCCGCGGATCAGCGCAAGACATCAGCGGATGCCATCAAGCGGGCGCAAGAGGGCCTGGCCGACTCCCACCGGCGGCTTCGCGATGCTCAGCAATCACTCACGGACGCCAACCGCTCCGCGGAGGACGCGCAGAAGTCCCTCACCCAAGCTCGTGCCGACGCTGCTCAGAAGCTCCGGGATCTCAACGACGAGCTGACGAACGGCGCACTGGACCAGCGGGAGGCGACCCTCCGCGTTCAGCAGGCACAGGAGGATCTCAACCGCACCAAGGCTGACGCCGCAGTCGGTAAGGCGACCCAACTCGACCTGGAACAGGCGCAGTTGGCCTACGACTGGGCCACCGAGCGCGCCAAGCAGCAGAAGAAGGACTACAAGGCCCTTCAGAAGTCCGCCGAAGAGCAGCGGAAGGCCGGCGTCGAAGGCAGTAAGGCCGTCCAGGATGCAGCCGACCGGCTAGCACTTGCCCAGCGCAACGTGGCCGACCGCACAGAGGCCATTGCCGACGCTCAGAAGGGCGTCCGTGCGGCTGCCGTGGCCGTTGCCGACGCCCAGTCGAAGGCGGCTCGCGATCAGACCGACGCCGCGAAGGCGGTAGCCAAGGCTCAGCGTGGCGTCGCCGACGCAGTGCAGTCCGCCGCTGACGCTCAAGTGTCGGCCGCCGAGTCGATCGCCAACGCGGAGCGCGGTCTAGCCTCCGCCCGACTCTCCTCGTCGACGAGCACGGCCACGGCGAAGACCAAGGCGGACGAGTACCGCGAGGCGCTGGCGAGGCTGACCGGCCCGCAACGGGACCTGTTCACCAGCATCGCCGGACCTTCCGGCCTGGTGGAGGCATTCAAGGCTTGGTCCCGGGCGCTCCAGCCCGAGGTTCTGCCGCTGTTCACTCGCTCCGTCGACAGTGCGAAAGCATCCCTGCCCGGCCTTACGCCGCTGGCGTTGGGTGCGGCTGACGGTATCGAGACGCTCCAGAACAAGGCGTCAGCCGAACTCAAGACGCCTTTCTGGAAGTCCTTCAAGGATGACCTGGCCGATAACGTTGAGCCTGCCGTTGTCGGGTTCGGGGTTGCGTTCGGAAACGTGATCGCCGGTATTACCGGCATCATCGACGCGTTCTTGCCTCACATGGACGGCATCGCCTCCAACTCGGATCGCATCACCGAGCGGTTCGCGAAGTGGGGAACGAACCTAAAGGGATCGCCCGACTTTGATAACTTCCTCAAGTACGTAAAGGACACAGCACCGGGCGTTGCGGAATTCCTCGGTGACGTTCTCAAGGCGGCGCTTGACGTTTCCAAGGCCGTTGCCCCGTTGTCGACGACCGCCATAGCGGCGATCGGCCCGGTATTCGTGGCGGTCTCGTGGCTGGCACAGAACAGCCCGGAACTGATCGTCGGATTGTGGGGAATCTACGCCGCACAAAAGGCAATCGCCATCGGCATGACGGCATTCGCAGCAGCGATGGCGGCGTATAACAGCGTTATCCTGCTGTCGACGATCGCAACAGCCGGCTTCGGCAGCGTACTCGCCGTCACCGGAATTGGCCCGATCATCAAGGCAATTCTGATCGTCGTAGGGTTGCTCGTCGCTGGATTCACGCTCGCCTACAAGAACAGCGAGACCTTCCGCAACATCGTCGACGGGGCGTGGGCCGGAATCAAGGCCGCCGTCGACGTCGCTTGGAACCAGGGACTCAAGCCCGCGTTCAACGGGATCTGGATCGGCCTCAAGGCGATCGGAACCGCAGCCATGTGGCTGTGGGAGAACGCCCTTTCGCCGTTCTTCGCCTTCATCTTCAAATGGGGGAAGATCCTGTTCACGGCGCTAGTCGTCGTGTTCCTGGCTCCCGCCCTGATCGCTGCGAAGGCTCTCGGAGCCATCGGGATCTGGCTGTGGGAGAAGGCACTCGGTCCGTCCTTCAAGCAGATCGGTTCGGATGCGACGTGGCTGTGGCAGAAAGTCCTACGCCCCGTCTTCGGATGGATAGGCGACAAGGCTGTCTGGCTATATGAGAAGGCGATCAAGCCCGCGTTCAAGTGGATCTGGGACCGGTTCAAGCTCGCCGGCGACGGTGCACAGTGGCTGTGGGAAAAGGCCATCCGGCCTATCTTCGGCTGGATTGGTGACCGGGCTGAGTGGCTGTACGGCAAGGGCATCAAGCCACACTTCGACAATATCAAGTCAGCCATGCGTCTCGTCGCAGACTCCTTCGGGAAGGCGCGCGACGACATCAGGACGGCGTGGAACGCAATCTCGGGCATCGCGAAGAAGCCCGTGAAGTTCATCATCGACAAGGTCTACAACGAAGGGATTGTGCCGCTCTGGGAGCGTGTAGCCAGCATTACCGGAGCCGACCCGCTGAAGCCCTTCAAGGGATTCCACACCGGCGGCATCATGGACGGCTACTCGCCGGGACGTGATGACCGTGTCATCGCCGTTGGCGGTGGTAAGGCGATCATGCGCCCGGAGTGGACGCGAGCAGTAGGCGCAGACACCATCAACTCGTGGAATGCGGCAGCCCGTTCCGGCGGCGTTGGCGGCGTTCAGCGAGCGATCTCCAACGGAATGCCAGCGTTCAAGGACGGTGGCATCGTCGGGTGGTTCAAGGACAAGGCCGGCGACGTCGGTGACTTCCTCTCGGGAGCCGCTGACTTCGTGAACCCGTCGAAGCTCTTCGAGAAGGCTAAGGGCTACCTGTCCAGCAAGATGGAGCCCATCCTCGAAAATCCTTGGTCCCGCCAGGTCGCAAAGCTCCCTCTCAAGATGCTCTCTGGCCTCAAGGACACCGCTCTTGGCGTCTTCGGCTTCGGGGGCGGGGGTAGCGGCCCGTGGGCCAAGCCGGTCAACGCTGGCTACGGCACGCCGTTCGGTAAGAAGGGCTCGATGTGGTCCTCCGGGGCTCACACCGGTCTCGACTTCCCGGCAGCCGTCGGCACGGCCGTCAAGGCGGTTGCTGACGGCAAGGTCGCCATGGCCAAGTCGGGCGGCCCGTACGGCAACCACATCATGCTCAATCACGGTGGTGGCCTGACGTCGCTGTACGCGCACCTGAACAGCATCCTGACGACCGTCGGCGACTCGGTGAAGCGGGGCCAGAAGATCGGCACCGTCGGCGCCACCGGCAACGTCACCGGCCCCCATCTCCACCTGGAGGCGCGGGTCAACGGCAAGGCTGTTGACCCAATGACCTACCTCTCCGGGGGCGGGGGTGCAGGCGGCAAGGGCGTCGAACGCTGGAGGCCCGTCGTCAAGGCGGCCCTGGCAGCGACCGGCAACCCCGCGTCGTACGCGGACCTGACGCTGCGCCGGCTCCGGCAGGAGTCAGGCGGCGACCCCAACGCCGTCAATAACTGGGACATCAACGCCAAGAACGGCACCCCGTCGGTAGGCCTGATGCAGGTCATCAAGCCGACCTTCGAGGCGTTCGCTGGCATGTTCCGCAAGCAGGGCCCGTTCAAGTACGGCGTCTCTGTGGACCCCATGGCGAACATCTTCTCGTCCATGCGCTACGCCAAGTCGACGTACGGGTCACTCCCGTCGGCCTACGGAAGGCCGGGCGGCTACCCACGCCTCGGCGAAATGGCGTGGGTCGGCGAGCAGGGTCCGGAGCTGCTGGAGTTCCTCACCCCGACGCGAGTGCACAGCAACGCCGACTCCGTGGCGCTCGCCCGTGCAACGCAGAGCATCCCGGGGCAGGGCGCAGCAGCGCCGGTCATCAACGCCGACGTCCACGTCTACGTGGGCGATCGGGAGATCACGGACATCGTGCGGGTGGAGGTCGACGCCCGACAGGACGCGGTATCCACCGCCTTGGGTACCGGTCGCTACCTCTGA